TGCCACACCTAGAGCATCGCCCAGAATTTCCCCGAGAACAAGAAGTAACCAGCGCACTAGCCGTACGCACCAACCCGCGCCCGGATGAGACCAGTTGAGGAGAATCATGGCCGTCGATCTGAGCGCTCTGAACCCGCGGAAGGGACCCCGGCCCGCGACGACCGGAATGGAGATCCCGCACGACCAGCTGGAGGCATTCTCCCCGCCGGAGATCCGCGCCGAACTGGTCGCCCGCGGCTCGGCGCTGCCGGGCGTCTACACCAGCCGCAGCCTGGTCTCCGAACCCTCCTCACTGGCCTTGCGCCTGCCCAGGGAGGACCGCGAATTCGAGGCGTTCCTGCACCCGTCCGTCGACGAGTTCGGACACATCCACCGCTCCGGATTCATGCATCTGACGGTGCCGGTGGACGCCATCCCCGCCCTGACGGAACTGGGCTGGACCGAACCGCATCCGATCACCCGGCGAGCCGAATTCCCGGACAGCATCGTGATGTTGTACGCCCCGCGCGACGAAGAAGAGCTGGACGTGGCGACGACGGTCCTGCAGGCCTCGTACGAACAGGCCGTCCGGTAGCCGCGTCGCCGTTCAGCAGCCGTACTTCCGGCACCCGCCCCATTTCTTACGTTCAAGAGAGCGAGAAACAGTCATGCGCGCAGTGACCATCGACGACTTCGGTGCCACGCCCACCGTCACCGAAACGGCCAAGCCGGAGCCCGGTCCGGGCGAGATCCTGGTCCGGGTCCGTGCCTCGTCCCTCAACGGATTCGACGGGGCCGTCATCTACGGCGTGTTCAAGGACATGCTGGAGCACAAGTTCCCCATCACCCTGGGCAAGGACTTCGCCGGCACCGTCGAGGCGGTCGGCGAGGGCGTGGCACGCGCCGCCGGGGAGCGAGTGTTCGGCGTCGTGATGAAGCCCGTCGTCTGCGAGGGCTCCTTCGCGGAGTACGTCGTCGTCGCCGACGGCTACGGCATCGCGGCCCTCCCCGAGGCCGTGGACTTCGCGCAGGCGGGGGCGCTCGGCCTGGCCGGCACGGCGGCGGTCGACGTGATCGACGCGATCGCCCCGAAGGCCGGCGAGACCGTGCTCGTCTCGGGCGCGACCGGCGGCGTCGGCGCGTACGCCGTGCAGCTCGCCCAGGCCACGGGCGCCACCGTCCTGGCCACCGCCAAGCCCGGCGAGGAGGCCGACTTCGTCCGCGGCCTCGGCGCCGCCCACGTCGTGGACTACACCGGGGACCTCACCGCCCAGGTCCGCGCGATCGCGCCCGAGGGCGTCACCACCGCCGTCCACCTGGTCGGCGACCCCCTGCAGCTGGCCGACCTGCTCGCCCCCGGCGGCCGGATCGCCTCCACCCTGGGCTTCGGCCCGGAGGCAGCCGGGGACCGCGACATCACCGTGACGTCCGTGATGGCCAACCCCGACACCGCGACGCTGGAACGGCTCGCGGGCGCCGTGGCCGACGGCACCATGAAGGTCTCCCTCGCCCAGACCTTCCCGCTCGACGCGGTGGACCGGGCGGTCGGCGCCTTCGGAGCCGGGACGGTGGGCAAGATCGGCATCAGCGTCGACTGACGGAGCGTCAACCAGCCTACGGCACAAGGGTGGACGGGCCTCGGAGGCGCGGGCCCGTCCACTTCCACCTCACCGCAGCCCGCCATGCCCGTTCGTTCGGAACCCTTCGGAGACCTCCATGGACGCACACGCGCAGCCCGACTTCCCCCGCATGTTCGAGATCGTCACCAGCTTCTGGGTCGCGCGGGCCGTCCACGCCGGCACCGTGCTCGGCCTGCCCGACCTCGTCGCCGAGCAGTCGCGGACGGTGGACGAACTCGCCGAGCTGACCGGAACCGAACCCCGGTCCCTGTACCGGCTGCTGCGCGCCCTGACCGGAGTCGGCGTCTTCCGCACGGACGAGCAGGCCCGGTACGCCTCGACGCCACTCGGCGACACCCTCCGCAGCGACCTGCCCGGCTCGCTGGCCTCCTTCGTCCAGCTGGAACTCGGCGACTCCCACCACGCCACCTGGGGCAGGCTGGTGGAGTCCGTACGCTCGGGCGAGCCGGTCTTCGAGCGGGCGGTCTCCCAGCCGATCTGGGAGTTCTTCGAGTCCACCCCGGTCATGAACGAGCATCTCGGCAAAGCGATGACCGGACTCACCGCGATGGTCGCCGACGCGGTCCTCGATGTGTACGACTTCAGCCCGTACCGCAGGATCGTCGACGTCGGCGGCGGCGAAGGCGGCTTCCTCACCGCCATCCTGCGCGCCCATCCCGAGGTGCTCGGCACCGTCTTCGACCTGCCGCACGTCGTGGCCAACGGCCGGCCCCGGATCGCCGGGGCGGGCCTCGCGGACCGCTGCGAGATGGTCGGCGGCAGCTTCTTCGAGAAGGTCCCCGAGGGCGGCGACCTCTACACGATGAAGTGGGTCCTGCACGACTGGAACGACGAATCGAGCATCGAGATCCTCAAGTCCTGCCGGCGGACCATGTCCGACGACGCCCGGCTGCTCGTCGTCGAGGCGGTCGTCCCCGACGGCGACGGCTTCGCACCCGGCAAGATCATCGACCTCAACATGATGGTGCTGAGCGGCGGCCAGGAACGTACGCCCGACGAATTCCAGCGCCTCCTCGCGGCGGCCGGATTCACCCTCACCCGGATCCTTCCCACTCGCTCGCCGAGCAGCGTGATCGAGGCGATCCCGATCCCCGCGACCTGAGCCCGCCACCGCTCGCCGGCCGCACGCCTCGCCCCCCTCACCCCACCCGACCGCTCAAGGAGCCCCCGTGTCCATCGCCTATGTCGTCCTCGCGATCGTCCTGTCCCTCGTGCTCGTCGCTTCCGGCCGGGCCAAGCTCGTCCGCGACGAGAAGATCACCGAGGGGATGCGCAAGATCGGCGTCCCGGACAGCTGGCTGCCGCGCCTCGCCGCCCTGGAGATCGCCGGGGCCCTCGGCCTGATCGGCGGCATCTTCTACCGCCCGCTCGGCATCGCCGCCGCCATCGGCGCGGTGCTCTACTTCATCGGCGCGGTCATCACGCATCTGCGCGCAGGCGACGCCAAGGGTGCGCCCGTCCCGACGGTGCTGATCCTGCTCTCCGCCGCCCCGCTGCCGCTCGGCATCGCCACGCTCTGAAGCAACCCGAAACGGACAGAAGGAGCCTTATGTCCACGACCCCGGTCGACTTCTGGTTCGACCCGCTGTGCCCCTGGACCTGGACGACGTCCCGCTGGCTGCTGGAGGTGGCGGGGCAGCGGGACCTGGAGATCCACTGGCAGGTGATGAGCCTCGCCGTCCTCAATGAGGGCCGGCTCGACCAGATCCCGGAGGAATTCCACGAGTTGCTCGGCCCGAAGGGCCTGCGCCCGGTCCGGGTGCTCGCAGCGGTCGGCCAGAAGTCCGGAACCGAGGCCGTCGGCCGTCTCTACACCGAGCTCGGCATCCGCTTCCACGAGCGGGGCCGTACCCCGGACCTGGACACCATCACCGAGGCCCTGTCCGCCGCCGGCCTCCCCGCGGACCTCGTCTCGCACGCCGACTCCGAGGCGTACGACGTCGAAGTCCGCGCCTCCCACCAGCGCGGCCAGGACCAGGTCGGCGAGGAGTCCGGCAGCCCGATCATCGGCGTGCCCGGCGCGTCGGGCGACCGGGTTGCCTTCTTCGGTCCGATCGTCACACCGATCCCGCGCGGCGAGACGGCCGTCCGCCTCTGGGACGCCACCCTCCTCGCCGCCTCCGTCCCGGGCTTCGCGGAACTCAAGCGAGCACGGGCGGGCGAAAAACCCTGAGGGTGCCCGGGAACATCCGCTGTAGGTTGTGGGGGCCCGCCGATAACGAGAATCCACAGTTCAGACGGCCCTTCGAGGTTACCCACCGTGTTCCTGACGATCACCACCACCGGCACCGAAGAACGCCCCGCCACCAACCTCGGCTTCCTGCTGCACAAGCATCCCGAGAAAGCGCAGGCGTTCTCCACGTCCTACGGCACGGCGCACGTCCTCTACCCCGAGGCGGACGCCGAGCGCTGCACGGCGGCGCTGTTGCTGGAGGTCGACGCGGTGGCGCTGGTCCGGCGCAGAAAGGGCAAGGGACGGGGCGGCGCGCCCGACGCGGCGCTCGCGCAGTATGTGAACGACCGCCCGTACGCGGCCTCCTCACTGCTCGCGGTGGCCCTGAGCGGCGTGTTCTCCAGCGCGATGAAGGGCACCTGCACCGCACGGCCCGAACTCCCGCAGCAGGTACGTCCGTTGCGCATCGAGGTGCCCGCGCTGCCCGCCCGCGGCGGCCCCGACCTCGTACGAGGTCTCTTCGAGCCGCTCGGGTGGACGGTCACCGTCGAACCCGTGGCCCTGGACGTGGAGTTCCCTGAGTGGGGCGACTCGCGGTACGTCCGTCTCGTGCTGGAGTCAGAGTCGCTCACCCTCGCCGAGGCCCTGCGCCACCTGTACGTCCTGCTGCCCGTCCTCGACGACGCCAAGCACTACTGGGTGTCCCCCGACGAGGTCGACAAGCTGCTGCGGGCGGGTGAGGGCTGGCTGCCCGCGCACCCGGAGCAGAAGCTGATCACCAGCCGGTATCTGTCGCGGCGCTGGTCGCTGACCCGGCAGGCGATGGAGCGGCTGGAGCTGGTGCGGCTGGCCGAGGCGGACGACGCCGAGGTGGAGGAGATCGACAACGCGGTGGAGGCGGAGACCGAGACGGAGGAGCGGCCGACCCCGCTCGCCGAGCAGCGCCGGGACGCCATCATCGCCGCGCTCGGCACGTCCGGCGCCGCCCGCGTGCTCGATCTCGGCTGCGGGCAGGGCCAGTTGGTGCAGGCGCTGCTCAAGGACCAGCGGTTCACCGAGATCGTGGGCGTCGACGTGTCGATGCGGGCGCTCACCATCGCCTCCCGCCGGCTCAAGCTGGACCGCATGGGCGAGCGCCAGGCCGCGCGCGTCAAGCTCTTCCAGGGCTCGCTCGCCTACACCGACAACCGCCTCAAGGGCTACGACGCCGCCGTGCTCAGCGAGGTCGTCGAGCACCTCGACCTGCCACGGCTGCCCGCCCTGGAGTACGCGGTGTTCGGCTCCGCCCGCCCCCGGACGGTCCTCGTGACCACCCCGAACGTCGAGTACAACGTCCGCTGGGAGTCCCTCCCGGCCGGCCACGTCCGGCACGGCGACCACCGCTTCGAGTGGACGCGGGAGGAGTTCCGGAACTGGGCCGGCGCCGTCGCCGAACGACACGGGTACGGCGTGGAGTTCATACCTGTGGGACCCGACGACCCCGAGGTGGGACCGCCCACGCAGATGGCCGTATTCCGTATGAAGACCACGAACGAGAAGGAGGCGAAGGCCGCATGACCGAGACCCGCACGGGACGCACCCTGCCCGTCACCGACCTCTCCCTCGTGGTGCTCATCGGCGCCTCCGGCTCGGGCAAGTCCACCTTCGCCCGCCGGAACTTCAAGCCCACCGAGGTCATCTCCTCCGACTTCTGCCGCGGCCTGGTCTCCGACGACGAGGACGACCAGTCCGCCACCCGTGACGCCTTCGACGTCCTGCACTACATCGCGGGCAAGCGCCTCGCCGCAGGCCGTCGTACGGTCGTCGACGCGACCAGCGTGCAGTCGGACGCCCGGCGCCAGCTGGTCGAGCTGGCCCGGCAGTACGACGTGCTGCCCATAGCCATCGTGCTCGACGTGCCCGAAGAGGTGTGCGCCGAGCGCAACGCCGCCCGCAGCGACCGCGCCGACATGCCGCGCCGGGTCATCCAGCGCCACACCCGCGAACTCCGCCGCTCCCTACGGCACTTGGAGCGCGAGGGCTTCCGCAAGGTGCACATCCTCCGGGGTGTCGAGGAGGTCGAGAACGCGTCGATCGTCACCGAGAAGCGGTTCAACGACCTGACCCACCTCACCGGCCCCTTCGACATCATCGGCGACATCCACGGCTGCGCCTCCGAACTGGACTCCCTGCTCGGCAAGTTGGGCTACGCCGACGGCGTCCACCCCGACGGCCGTACGGCGGTCTTCGTCGGCGACCTCGTCGACCGCGGCCCGGACAGCCCGGGCGTGCTGCGCCGCGTGATGTCGATGGTCGGCTCCGGGAACGCACTGTGCGTGCCGGGCAACCACGAGAACAAGTACGGCCGCTACCTGAAAGGCCGCAAGGTCCAGCACACGCACGGACTGGCGGAAACCATCGAGCAGATGGAGGGGCAGTCGGACGAATTCCTCGCCGAGGTAAGGGAGTTCATCGACGGCCTGGTCAGCCACTACGTCCTCGACGGCGGCCGGCTCGTCGTCTGCCACGCCGGACTGCCGGAGAAGTACCACGGCCGCACCTCCGGGCGGGTGCGCTCGCACGCGCTGTACGGCGACACCACCGGCGAGACGGACGAGTTCGGGCTGCCGGTGCGCTACCCGTGGGCCGAGGACTACCGGGGCCGGGCGGCGGTGGTCTACGGCCACACTCCCGTGCCCGAGGCCACCTGGCTCAACAACACCATCTGCCTCGACACCGGCGCCGTCTTCGGCGGCAAGCTGACCGCGCTGCGCTGGCCGGAGCGGGAACTGGTCGACGTACCGGCGGAGCGGGTCTGGTACGAGCCGACCAAGCCGCTGCGGACCGAGGCGCCCGGCGGAGCTGCATTTTATTGGTCAGGGGGCGGCCGGCCGCTCGACCTTGCCGACGTGCAGGGGCGCAGGGTGGTCGAGACCCGGCACCAGGGCCGTGTCTCGGTCCGCGAGGAGAACGCGGCCGCGGCCCTGGAGGTCATGAGCCGTTTCGCCGTCGACCCGCGGCTGCTGCCGTACCTGCCGCCGACCATGGCACCGACGGCCACCTCGCACATCGACGGCTACTTGGAGCATCCGGCCGAGGCCTTCGCGCAGTACCGGGAGGACGACGTCGAGCGGGTCGTGTGCGAGGAGAAGCACATGGGTTCGCGTGCGGTGGCGCTGGTGTGCCGGGACGCGGAGGCGGCGCGGAAGCGGTTCGGGGTGGATGGCCCCACCGGCTCCCTCTACACCCGTACCGGACGGCCGTTCTTCGACGACGGTTCGGTGACGGAGTCGGTTCTGGACTGGGTCCGGGCCGCCGTGACCCAGGCCGGCCTGTGGGACGAGCTGGAGACGGACTGGCTGCTGCTCGACGCCGAGTTGATGCCGTGGTCGCTGAAGGCGTCCGGCCTGCTGCGGTCGCAGTACGCGGCCGTGGGCGCCGCGTCCGGGGCGGTGTTCCCGGGCGCGCTCGCCGCGCTGGAGGGTGCGGCGGCGCGGGGCGTGGAGGTGGCGGACCTGCTGGCGCGGCAGCGCGAACGGGCCGCGGACGCCGCCGCGTTCACGGAGTCGTACCGCCGCTACTGCTGGACCACGGACGGCCTCGCCGGCGTCCGCCTGGCCCCGTTCCAGATCCTCGCCGTGCAGGGCCGCAGCCTCGCGGACCTGCCGCACGACCAGCAGCTCACCCTGCTCGACCGCCTTGTCGAGCACGACACGACCGGGCTGCTGCAGACCACCCGCCGGCTGTACGTCGACACCGCCGACCCGGAGTCGGTGCAGGCGGGCGTCGACTGGTGGCTGGAGATGACGGGGCGCGGCGGCGAGGGCATGGTCGTCAAGCCGGTCGGGGCAGTTGTGCGCAGTTCCCAGGGCCGCCTGGTGCAGCCCGGCATCAAGTGCCGGGGCCGTGAGTACCTGCGGATCATCTACGGTCCCGAATACACGCGCCCCGAGAACCTCGCCCGTCTCCGCTCCCGCTTCCTCAACCACAAGCGCTCCCTCGCGATCCGCGAGTACGCGCTGGGCCTGGAGGCACTGGACCGGCTGGCGGAGGGCGAGCCGCTGTGGCGGGTGCACGAGGCGGTGTTCGGGGTGCTGGCGCTGGAGTCGGAG
This genomic window from Streptomyces sp. DG2A-72 contains:
- a CDS encoding luciferase family protein, producing MAVDLSALNPRKGPRPATTGMEIPHDQLEAFSPPEIRAELVARGSALPGVYTSRSLVSEPSSLALRLPREDREFEAFLHPSVDEFGHIHRSGFMHLTVPVDAIPALTELGWTEPHPITRRAEFPDSIVMLYAPRDEEELDVATTVLQASYEQAVR
- a CDS encoding NADP-dependent oxidoreductase, whose protein sequence is MRAVTIDDFGATPTVTETAKPEPGPGEILVRVRASSLNGFDGAVIYGVFKDMLEHKFPITLGKDFAGTVEAVGEGVARAAGERVFGVVMKPVVCEGSFAEYVVVADGYGIAALPEAVDFAQAGALGLAGTAAVDVIDAIAPKAGETVLVSGATGGVGAYAVQLAQATGATVLATAKPGEEADFVRGLGAAHVVDYTGDLTAQVRAIAPEGVTTAVHLVGDPLQLADLLAPGGRIASTLGFGPEAAGDRDITVTSVMANPDTATLERLAGAVADGTMKVSLAQTFPLDAVDRAVGAFGAGTVGKIGISVD
- a CDS encoding methyltransferase, which translates into the protein MDAHAQPDFPRMFEIVTSFWVARAVHAGTVLGLPDLVAEQSRTVDELAELTGTEPRSLYRLLRALTGVGVFRTDEQARYASTPLGDTLRSDLPGSLASFVQLELGDSHHATWGRLVESVRSGEPVFERAVSQPIWEFFESTPVMNEHLGKAMTGLTAMVADAVLDVYDFSPYRRIVDVGGGEGGFLTAILRAHPEVLGTVFDLPHVVANGRPRIAGAGLADRCEMVGGSFFEKVPEGGDLYTMKWVLHDWNDESSIEILKSCRRTMSDDARLLVVEAVVPDGDGFAPGKIIDLNMMVLSGGQERTPDEFQRLLAAAGFTLTRILPTRSPSSVIEAIPIPAT
- a CDS encoding DoxX family protein codes for the protein MSIAYVVLAIVLSLVLVASGRAKLVRDEKITEGMRKIGVPDSWLPRLAALEIAGALGLIGGIFYRPLGIAAAIGAVLYFIGAVITHLRAGDAKGAPVPTVLILLSAAPLPLGIATL
- a CDS encoding DsbA family protein translates to MSTTPVDFWFDPLCPWTWTTSRWLLEVAGQRDLEIHWQVMSLAVLNEGRLDQIPEEFHELLGPKGLRPVRVLAAVGQKSGTEAVGRLYTELGIRFHERGRTPDLDTITEALSAAGLPADLVSHADSEAYDVEVRASHQRGQDQVGEESGSPIIGVPGASGDRVAFFGPIVTPIPRGETAVRLWDATLLAASVPGFAELKRARAGEKP
- a CDS encoding 3' terminal RNA ribose 2'-O-methyltransferase Hen1, with protein sequence MFLTITTTGTEERPATNLGFLLHKHPEKAQAFSTSYGTAHVLYPEADAERCTAALLLEVDAVALVRRRKGKGRGGAPDAALAQYVNDRPYAASSLLAVALSGVFSSAMKGTCTARPELPQQVRPLRIEVPALPARGGPDLVRGLFEPLGWTVTVEPVALDVEFPEWGDSRYVRLVLESESLTLAEALRHLYVLLPVLDDAKHYWVSPDEVDKLLRAGEGWLPAHPEQKLITSRYLSRRWSLTRQAMERLELVRLAEADDAEVEEIDNAVEAETETEERPTPLAEQRRDAIIAALGTSGAARVLDLGCGQGQLVQALLKDQRFTEIVGVDVSMRALTIASRRLKLDRMGERQAARVKLFQGSLAYTDNRLKGYDAAVLSEVVEHLDLPRLPALEYAVFGSARPRTVLVTTPNVEYNVRWESLPAGHVRHGDHRFEWTREEFRNWAGAVAERHGYGVEFIPVGPDDPEVGPPTQMAVFRMKTTNEKEAKAA
- a CDS encoding polynucleotide kinase-phosphatase produces the protein MTETRTGRTLPVTDLSLVVLIGASGSGKSTFARRNFKPTEVISSDFCRGLVSDDEDDQSATRDAFDVLHYIAGKRLAAGRRTVVDATSVQSDARRQLVELARQYDVLPIAIVLDVPEEVCAERNAARSDRADMPRRVIQRHTRELRRSLRHLEREGFRKVHILRGVEEVENASIVTEKRFNDLTHLTGPFDIIGDIHGCASELDSLLGKLGYADGVHPDGRTAVFVGDLVDRGPDSPGVLRRVMSMVGSGNALCVPGNHENKYGRYLKGRKVQHTHGLAETIEQMEGQSDEFLAEVREFIDGLVSHYVLDGGRLVVCHAGLPEKYHGRTSGRVRSHALYGDTTGETDEFGLPVRYPWAEDYRGRAAVVYGHTPVPEATWLNNTICLDTGAVFGGKLTALRWPERELVDVPAERVWYEPTKPLRTEAPGGAAFYWSGGGRPLDLADVQGRRVVETRHQGRVSVREENAAAALEVMSRFAVDPRLLPYLPPTMAPTATSHIDGYLEHPAEAFAQYREDDVERVVCEEKHMGSRAVALVCRDAEAARKRFGVDGPTGSLYTRTGRPFFDDGSVTESVLDWVRAAVTQAGLWDELETDWLLLDAELMPWSLKASGLLRSQYAAVGAASGAVFPGALAALEGAAARGVEVADLLARQRERAADAAAFTESYRRYCWTTDGLAGVRLAPFQILAVQGRSLADLPHDQQLTLLDRLVEHDTTGLLQTTRRLYVDTADPESVQAGVDWWLEMTGRGGEGMVVKPVGAVVRSSQGRLVQPGIKCRGREYLRIIYGPEYTRPENLARLRSRFLNHKRSLAIREYALGLEALDRLAEGEPLWRVHEAVFGVLALESEPVDPRL